One Arthrobacter sp. StoSoilB19 DNA window includes the following coding sequences:
- a CDS encoding IniB N-terminal domain-containing protein → MPTLANDLVQFLMHLFGSRKAIQAFLDNPEKTLAEHGLGNVCLADVDAAMPVVLDYAPITVNASSFEREYNTGGSSAWAGAGASAGSVSAGSVGGATAIHAGSQGMVHGIPNYDQDDHAHAVQQLHNVINHFSYTTSTTTVDDRDTMTDQSVNQNIWAHGDVEQWFDNDAVVATGDRAVAAGDDADLRDSNNIRDSYNTDHSADNSTDNSIHAGGDVGIGNEETDISDSFNTDVGLDVDDSFNDNSDNSDYSDHSDHSVSTDTDLDVRDSFNDNSDNSTQASVEVEDSFNQDSSSTTTLEDSFNQDNSTASTVDVNVEDSFQDNSATSIVEDNVVVADNQFDFTEDNSSHTDIDQDNHTTIDDSVVDDSTVL, encoded by the coding sequence ATGCCAACACTCGCAAACGACCTTGTTCAATTCCTGATGCACCTCTTTGGCAGCCGCAAGGCAATCCAGGCGTTCCTGGACAACCCGGAGAAGACGCTGGCCGAACACGGCCTGGGCAACGTGTGCTTGGCCGACGTTGACGCTGCAATGCCTGTTGTCCTCGACTACGCTCCCATCACCGTCAACGCCTCGTCGTTCGAACGCGAATACAACACAGGCGGCAGCAGCGCATGGGCGGGCGCAGGTGCGTCGGCTGGCTCTGTGTCAGCGGGTTCTGTGGGGGGCGCAACAGCCATCCACGCCGGAAGCCAAGGAATGGTACATGGCATCCCGAACTACGACCAGGACGACCACGCCCACGCAGTACAGCAACTGCACAACGTGATAAACCACTTCTCCTACACCACCAGCACCACCACGGTTGACGACCGGGACACCATGACCGACCAGTCCGTCAACCAGAACATCTGGGCGCACGGAGACGTGGAGCAGTGGTTCGACAACGACGCCGTGGTGGCCACCGGGGACCGGGCCGTCGCCGCCGGCGATGACGCCGATCTCAGGGACTCGAACAACATCAGGGATTCCTACAACACCGACCACTCCGCGGATAACTCCACGGACAACTCCATCCACGCCGGCGGGGACGTCGGCATCGGCAATGAGGAGACTGACATCTCGGACTCCTTCAACACCGACGTCGGCCTGGATGTTGACGACTCCTTCAACGACAACTCGGACAACTCCGACTACTCGGACCATTCGGACCACTCCGTCAGCACCGATACTGACCTCGATGTCCGCGACTCGTTCAACGACAATTCCGACAACTCCACCCAGGCCTCGGTGGAGGTGGAGGACTCCTTCAACCAGGACAGCTCCAGCACCACGACGCTGGAAGATTCGTTCAACCAAGACAACTCCACCGCCAGCACAGTGGATGTCAACGTGGAGGACTCTTTCCAGGACAATTCGGCCACGAGCATCGTGGAGGACAACGTGGTGGTGGCAGACAACCAGTTCGATTTCACGGAGGACAATTCCAGCCACACCGATATCGACCAGGACAACCACACCACCATCGACGATTCAGTGGTTGACGACTCCACCGTCCTGTAA
- a CDS encoding LuxR C-terminal-related transcriptional regulator codes for MDGQLQDGQFQREEQPGAASTGPDHQGHPLHAAEQMAKQLKGANAVVRELLLALSVGFALPGPLPADLQQKFGSGGAEDLDVLVDRAEAAGLLGPDGTVVGTAQHALLAATPIAKVHALQRELVGVYTAAGQRLGNLARELARGGLTDPRVAAELELAADSALEHNPRLASQLYEEALLAGADPVATAARRAQAAAGDGELDAAARIIDTLLVSADPRDVRRGADVAASVWAQRGMLARGADVYNWLGPERVGVSAPLAAVVLIGVGDRSGAEAFFQPAAPAASPTLLAATLVQTGQGVFASLGEKPQQGISVLIHASDMLNSAGISLPLPETPAALAALLALHTGEPHLAETVCRAAAAAGQGGNAAQPRLLLLQAWADMMQDKLEDARLAATEAAKANHWPLVPRDEFMCAALEVGLARRNGDVPELLRAWERAREAMLHTSVDLYNLLPWGEMLIAAARLRETRRVAHYLEEAWKLLGRLDEPALWAVPLHWAGVQAALLNESPADLAPHATALARASVHSQLAAVLATAGKAWVSVLAGRFRTVDVEGAARLLGAVGMPWEGARLAGHAAARADERRDMMRLLSCARDLHPQGNPAGAASGAAIQAGTPADNGGRAHQPDGSGLSEREKEVARLVLEGKTYREIGEAIYISPRTAEHHIARIRRRLGAENRSDLLARLRVALGVENSQHMNPQQE; via the coding sequence ATGGACGGGCAGCTTCAGGACGGACAATTCCAACGGGAGGAACAACCCGGGGCGGCGTCCACGGGACCGGACCACCAGGGGCACCCGCTGCACGCTGCCGAGCAGATGGCCAAGCAGCTGAAGGGTGCCAACGCCGTGGTGCGGGAACTGCTGCTGGCGCTCTCGGTGGGCTTCGCCTTGCCGGGGCCGCTGCCTGCGGACCTGCAGCAAAAGTTCGGCAGCGGCGGGGCGGAGGACCTCGATGTCCTGGTGGACCGGGCCGAGGCCGCGGGACTGCTTGGGCCGGACGGCACCGTGGTGGGGACGGCGCAACACGCACTGCTGGCTGCCACACCCATTGCCAAGGTGCACGCGCTCCAGCGTGAGCTCGTGGGCGTCTACACGGCCGCCGGACAGCGGTTGGGTAATCTCGCCCGCGAGCTTGCCCGCGGCGGGCTCACCGACCCCCGGGTGGCTGCTGAACTGGAGCTGGCCGCGGACAGTGCGTTGGAGCATAACCCCCGGCTCGCGTCGCAGCTTTACGAGGAGGCCCTCCTGGCGGGCGCCGATCCGGTAGCGACGGCAGCCCGCCGCGCGCAGGCGGCGGCCGGTGATGGTGAGCTTGATGCGGCTGCGCGCATCATTGACACCCTCCTGGTCAGCGCCGACCCGCGGGATGTGCGCCGGGGTGCGGATGTGGCCGCCTCCGTTTGGGCGCAAAGGGGCATGCTGGCCCGCGGGGCCGATGTTTACAACTGGTTGGGCCCCGAGCGTGTGGGCGTATCAGCGCCCCTCGCCGCCGTTGTCCTGATAGGAGTCGGAGACCGGTCTGGGGCGGAGGCGTTCTTCCAGCCCGCCGCGCCGGCAGCTTCCCCCACCCTGCTTGCCGCCACGCTGGTCCAGACGGGGCAGGGGGTCTTCGCATCCCTGGGGGAGAAACCACAACAGGGCATCTCCGTGCTGATCCATGCCTCGGACATGCTGAACTCGGCAGGCATATCGCTTCCGCTGCCGGAAACGCCGGCTGCGCTGGCAGCCCTGCTGGCCCTGCACACCGGTGAGCCGCACCTGGCGGAAACCGTCTGCCGGGCAGCGGCCGCTGCCGGGCAGGGAGGCAATGCCGCACAACCCAGGCTCCTGCTGCTGCAGGCCTGGGCGGACATGATGCAGGACAAACTCGAGGATGCCCGGCTTGCCGCCACGGAAGCCGCCAAGGCCAACCATTGGCCGCTGGTCCCGCGCGACGAGTTCATGTGCGCTGCACTTGAGGTGGGGCTAGCCCGGCGGAACGGTGACGTGCCGGAGCTCCTCAGGGCGTGGGAACGGGCCCGCGAGGCCATGCTCCATACCTCGGTGGACCTCTACAACCTCCTGCCGTGGGGGGAAATGCTGATTGCTGCTGCCCGCCTGCGCGAAACGCGGCGCGTGGCGCACTACCTGGAAGAAGCCTGGAAGCTGCTGGGGCGCCTGGACGAACCCGCGCTGTGGGCCGTTCCCCTGCACTGGGCCGGCGTCCAGGCCGCACTGCTGAATGAAAGCCCCGCCGATCTTGCTCCGCATGCCACTGCACTGGCCCGGGCCTCCGTCCACAGCCAGCTTGCCGCAGTCTTGGCCACCGCGGGAAAGGCCTGGGTTTCGGTGCTCGCCGGCCGCTTCCGTACTGTCGACGTGGAGGGCGCGGCCCGGCTGCTGGGCGCTGTAGGAATGCCCTGGGAGGGTGCAAGGCTGGCCGGCCACGCTGCCGCACGTGCCGACGAGCGGCGGGACATGATGCGCCTGCTGTCCTGCGCCCGGGACCTCCACCCGCAGGGCAACCCGGCCGGTGCCGCGTCAGGGGCCGCCATCCAGGCAGGAACCCCCGCCGACAACGGCGGCAGGGCGCACCAGCCGGACGGCTCCGGACTGAGTGAGCGGGAAAAGGAAGTTGCCAGGCTGGTGCTTGAGGGCAAAACCTACCGGGAAATCGGTGAGGCCATCTACATCTCGCCCAGGACGGCAGAACACCACATTGCCCGGATACGCCGCCGCCTGGGCGCCGAAAACCGGTCTGACCTGCTGGCCCGTTTACGGGTGGCCTTGGGCGTTGAGAATTCCCAGCACATGAACCCGCAACAGGAGTAG
- a CDS encoding Hsp70 family protein, protein MSYALAVDVGTSFTAAAVVRFNQGPNAVPECLPLGTRGASVPSVVYYPEEGAVLVGEAAERRGLDSPERVVREFKRRIGDDVPFVLGTLVLRPEDVYATVARWVADRATEREGGPASAIFLTHPAAWGNHRLSVVRDALAAHGLENVTLLPEPEAAALHYASQVRVEEGSTIAVYDLGGGTFDTAVLRKCGSSRFELLGHPEGIEDLGGADFDAAVFRYVAAHTGNALDDLDTGDPAVLGALTRLRRECVEAKEALSADSESTIPVLLPGIQQQIRLVRSEFEALIEEPVRETVEALEHSLAQLHLVPADLSTVLLIGGSSRIPLVAQVVSEELDRPIAVDADPKSSICLGAAVAAVLAHTAAVAAAADPAETEADAREAPPAVVPSDVPPAPTGPGRPSWSRKYTTVAGAPAGPVAVRGARRGARGAHAPKPTVRVTAVAAAAAVLTVLTATAAQSPDGFGSLTAMFVPQAGASTTGGSAGTDAGGSDAAGAGESATPAAVAQPLAGIEASARKPLAPGTGLEASATPPGGQAAGNDGPASGSSAIADGPVVAAAAVPDALAGSGGTTGGSGVAPEAVTVVPTPASDTPQAGGSADPTQSEGTPTPTDSGTADPTTPAATDSPTATESPTQDDTSQPTQTESPSATTAPDPSMTPTEVAVEATGSPAPQVTPLEPETTSAAAAVETATTAAPGA, encoded by the coding sequence ATGAGCTACGCTCTCGCCGTTGACGTCGGGACCAGTTTCACGGCAGCTGCCGTTGTGCGCTTTAACCAAGGTCCCAACGCCGTGCCCGAATGCCTGCCCCTGGGCACGCGTGGAGCGTCTGTGCCCTCCGTGGTGTACTACCCGGAGGAAGGCGCGGTCCTGGTGGGGGAGGCGGCAGAACGCCGAGGACTGGACTCGCCGGAACGCGTGGTCCGGGAATTCAAGCGCCGGATTGGCGACGACGTACCCTTCGTCCTGGGCACCCTGGTCCTGCGGCCGGAGGACGTCTATGCCACCGTTGCCCGCTGGGTGGCGGACCGGGCCACCGAGCGTGAGGGGGGCCCGGCGTCGGCCATTTTCCTGACCCACCCCGCAGCCTGGGGCAACCACCGGCTTTCCGTCGTCCGCGACGCCCTCGCCGCGCATGGCCTGGAGAACGTCACGCTCCTTCCCGAACCCGAGGCCGCAGCCCTGCATTACGCCTCCCAGGTGCGCGTGGAGGAAGGCAGCACCATCGCCGTGTACGACCTCGGCGGCGGCACGTTCGACACCGCCGTGCTGAGGAAGTGCGGCAGCAGCCGCTTTGAGCTCCTGGGGCACCCGGAGGGCATCGAGGACCTGGGCGGCGCCGACTTTGATGCCGCAGTGTTCCGGTACGTGGCTGCGCACACCGGGAACGCCCTGGACGATCTGGACACTGGTGACCCGGCGGTGCTGGGGGCCCTCACCCGGCTCCGCCGCGAATGCGTCGAGGCCAAGGAAGCACTCTCCGCGGACAGCGAATCCACCATTCCGGTGCTCCTGCCCGGCATCCAGCAGCAGATCCGGCTGGTCCGTTCAGAATTCGAGGCGCTGATCGAAGAGCCCGTACGGGAAACAGTGGAGGCGCTGGAGCACTCCCTGGCCCAGCTCCACCTGGTACCGGCAGACTTGTCCACGGTGCTGTTGATCGGGGGATCGTCCCGGATCCCCCTGGTGGCCCAGGTGGTGTCGGAGGAGCTGGACCGGCCTATCGCTGTGGATGCCGATCCCAAGTCCTCCATCTGCCTGGGGGCGGCAGTGGCAGCCGTCCTCGCCCACACGGCCGCAGTGGCGGCAGCAGCTGACCCGGCAGAAACTGAAGCGGACGCCCGGGAGGCGCCGCCCGCCGTCGTACCCTCCGACGTGCCGCCCGCTCCAACCGGCCCGGGCAGGCCCAGTTGGTCGCGGAAATATACGACGGTGGCAGGCGCCCCGGCAGGGCCAGTCGCCGTCCGCGGTGCCCGGCGCGGGGCGCGGGGCGCGCACGCGCCGAAGCCCACCGTCCGCGTGACCGCCGTGGCCGCGGCTGCTGCGGTCCTGACGGTCCTCACGGCAACGGCCGCGCAAAGTCCGGACGGTTTCGGAAGCCTGACTGCCATGTTCGTGCCGCAGGCCGGTGCCAGTACCACGGGAGGCTCCGCCGGCACCGATGCGGGCGGTTCGGACGCCGCCGGTGCAGGGGAGTCAGCAACCCCGGCCGCGGTGGCCCAACCACTCGCGGGCATCGAGGCCAGCGCCAGGAAACCCCTTGCTCCAGGGACCGGACTGGAAGCATCTGCCACGCCCCCCGGCGGGCAGGCGGCCGGCAACGACGGGCCGGCGTCTGGAAGCAGCGCGATTGCTGACGGACCTGTCGTCGCAGCGGCGGCAGTCCCCGATGCGCTTGCCGGCTCCGGGGGGACAACGGGCGGGTCAGGCGTTGCTCCCGAGGCCGTTACGGTGGTTCCCACGCCCGCTTCCGACACCCCGCAGGCGGGCGGTTCCGCCGACCCCACACAGAGTGAAGGCACCCCAACGCCCACCGACTCCGGGACGGCTGACCCGACGACTCCTGCGGCGACTGATTCGCCCACGGCAACTGAATCGCCTACACAGGACGACACTAGCCAGCCCACGCAGACAGAGAGCCCAAGTGCCACAACTGCCCCGGATCCCTCGATGACACCAACGGAGGTGGCCGTGGAAGCTACCGGCAGCCCAGCGCCGCAAGTAACACCGCTTGAACCCGAAACCACGTCCGCCGCAGCCGCCGTTGAAACGGCCACGACCGCCGCTCCGGGGGCCTGA
- the ccsB gene encoding c-type cytochrome biogenesis protein CcsB codes for MPFGINETMGQYSELFMLLAAGTYTVAFIAFAWDLAKSSKALRAVDLRAAQAGAAAKVPVTAGVAAGAGAREGSRGVEARLDGPAGRAERPSSSAAKASGAGTGGFMTADGDMKYAAERRVPARVAVAVTTLAVVIHGAGVVTRALGAGRVPWGNMYEFLTTGAFLVAAVFLLSLIRRDLRFLGTFVVGLVIIMLVAASVAFWTPVGHLVPALQSYWLVIHVSIAVLSSALFTLTFAMSALQLVQTHRQKTVAAGGADKLGFMRLVPSALSLENLSYRINAIAFIGWTFTLMFGAIWAEKAWGRFWGWDTKEVWTFVIWVVYAGYLHARATRGWTGTRAAWLSIVGYLCVIFNFTIVNQFFNGLHSYSGL; via the coding sequence ATGCCATTTGGAATCAATGAAACCATGGGCCAGTACAGCGAACTCTTCATGCTGCTGGCGGCGGGTACCTACACGGTGGCCTTCATCGCCTTCGCCTGGGACCTGGCCAAGAGCAGCAAGGCGCTGCGCGCTGTGGACCTCAGGGCCGCGCAGGCCGGTGCTGCCGCCAAGGTCCCCGTAACCGCCGGCGTTGCTGCCGGAGCAGGGGCGCGCGAAGGATCCCGCGGTGTTGAGGCCCGACTGGACGGGCCGGCCGGACGGGCCGAGCGCCCGTCGTCGTCCGCCGCCAAAGCCAGCGGTGCAGGAACCGGAGGCTTCATGACTGCCGACGGCGACATGAAGTACGCCGCCGAGCGCCGGGTTCCGGCGCGTGTTGCGGTGGCCGTGACCACCCTTGCTGTCGTCATCCACGGCGCCGGCGTGGTCACCAGGGCCCTGGGCGCAGGCCGGGTGCCGTGGGGCAACATGTACGAATTCCTCACCACCGGCGCCTTCCTGGTGGCGGCCGTGTTCCTGCTCTCGCTGATCCGCCGCGACCTCCGCTTCCTGGGCACCTTCGTGGTGGGCCTGGTGATCATCATGCTGGTGGCTGCCTCGGTGGCGTTCTGGACCCCCGTGGGACACCTGGTTCCCGCCCTGCAGAGCTACTGGCTGGTCATCCACGTTTCCATCGCCGTGCTCTCCTCGGCGCTGTTCACCCTGACCTTCGCGATGTCCGCACTGCAGCTGGTGCAGACCCACCGGCAGAAGACCGTGGCCGCCGGCGGTGCCGACAAGCTCGGCTTCATGCGTCTGGTGCCCTCCGCGCTGAGCCTGGAAAACCTGTCCTACCGCATCAACGCCATCGCCTTCATCGGCTGGACCTTCACCCTCATGTTCGGTGCCATCTGGGCGGAAAAGGCCTGGGGCCGGTTCTGGGGGTGGGACACCAAGGAGGTCTGGACCTTCGTGATCTGGGTTGTCTACGCCGGCTACCTGCACGCCCGGGCCACCCGCGGCTGGACCGGAACACGGGCCGCCTGGCTGTCGATCGTGGGCTACCTTTGCGTGATCTTCAACTTCACCATCGTCAACCAGTTCTTTAACGGACTCCACTCCTACTCCGGCCTTTAA
- a CDS encoding cytochrome c biogenesis protein ResB, whose translation MSERVNVKKKQSAPVAEAKAQAALPALGPKGMLRWAWTQLTSMRTALFLLLLLAVAAVPGSLFPQRPANPAVVTQYIKDHPDYGKLLDSLQLYDVYSSAWFSAIYLLLFISLIGCVVPRAIAHYKAMRSQPPRTPQRLSRLPEYGTLVIPARTGIPASEAINSAAGLLRKRGYRVEVRDADGNRPSLGAERGFLKEVGNLVFHTSLIGVLVAVAAGGLFGYSGQRILVEGDTFVNTLVGYDQFNPGTNFQSSQLQPYSLQLDKFNITFDRESKGKFGQPIDFAATVTTKENPDAPAKQEILKVNDPVTLGGTSIYLTGNGYAPVVTVRDGAGNVAMQGPVVAKLQGDNYYSSVVIKVPDAQPDQLGFVGFFLPTAFVTDKNVSFSADPELFNPQLTLNSYYGDLGLNTGAPQNVFELDVKNLTPLNARNLAAGGITLAPGSTFTLPDGKGTISFDGVKRYIGVDIHHNPGQVYALVFALLAVAGLILSLYVNRRRVWVRTGTAADGRTMVEYGLLARGEDHRLAGEAAALRKLFSAEWQLPEDTEDTGQSQQTPSRRGDNVAGSAANAAGSAANAAGSVTTPAGPTGPEKDQ comes from the coding sequence ATGAGCGAGCGTGTGAACGTAAAGAAGAAGCAATCCGCCCCCGTAGCGGAGGCAAAAGCCCAGGCCGCCCTTCCGGCCCTGGGCCCCAAGGGCATGCTGCGGTGGGCCTGGACCCAGCTGACCAGCATGCGCACCGCGCTGTTCCTGCTGCTGCTCCTCGCCGTCGCCGCCGTCCCCGGATCCCTGTTCCCGCAGCGGCCCGCCAACCCGGCCGTAGTGACCCAGTACATCAAGGACCATCCGGACTACGGCAAGCTGCTGGACTCCCTGCAGCTCTATGACGTCTACTCCTCGGCCTGGTTCTCGGCGATCTACCTCCTGCTGTTCATCTCGCTGATCGGCTGCGTGGTGCCGCGTGCCATCGCCCACTACAAGGCCATGCGCTCCCAGCCGCCACGGACGCCGCAGCGCCTGTCCCGGCTGCCGGAATACGGCACCCTGGTGATTCCCGCCCGCACCGGCATCCCGGCGTCGGAGGCCATCAACAGTGCGGCCGGACTGCTGCGGAAGCGCGGCTACCGGGTGGAGGTCAGGGACGCCGACGGCAACCGCCCGTCCCTGGGGGCCGAGCGCGGCTTCCTGAAGGAAGTGGGCAACCTCGTCTTCCACACCTCGCTCATCGGCGTGCTGGTGGCCGTGGCCGCAGGCGGCCTGTTCGGCTACAGCGGCCAGCGCATCCTGGTGGAAGGCGACACGTTCGTGAACACCCTGGTGGGCTACGACCAGTTCAACCCGGGCACCAACTTCCAGTCCAGCCAGCTGCAGCCGTACTCGCTCCAGCTGGACAAGTTCAACATCACGTTCGACCGCGAATCCAAGGGCAAGTTCGGCCAGCCCATCGACTTCGCCGCCACGGTGACCACCAAGGAAAACCCGGACGCTCCAGCCAAGCAGGAAATCCTGAAGGTCAACGATCCCGTGACCCTGGGCGGCACCAGCATCTACCTCACCGGCAACGGCTACGCACCGGTGGTGACCGTACGGGACGGCGCCGGCAACGTGGCCATGCAGGGCCCGGTGGTGGCCAAGCTGCAGGGCGATAACTACTACTCGTCCGTGGTGATCAAGGTTCCGGACGCCCAGCCGGACCAGCTGGGGTTCGTGGGCTTCTTCCTCCCCACCGCGTTCGTGACGGACAAGAACGTTTCGTTCAGTGCCGACCCCGAACTGTTCAACCCCCAGCTGACCCTGAACTCCTACTACGGGGACCTGGGCCTGAACACCGGTGCCCCGCAGAACGTCTTCGAACTGGATGTCAAGAACCTGACGCCGCTCAACGCCAGGAACCTCGCGGCCGGCGGCATCACGCTGGCACCCGGCTCCACCTTCACACTGCCGGACGGCAAGGGCACCATCAGTTTCGACGGCGTGAAGCGGTACATCGGCGTGGACATCCACCACAACCCCGGGCAGGTCTACGCCCTGGTCTTCGCTTTGCTGGCCGTGGCCGGCCTGATCCTCTCGCTCTACGTCAACCGCCGGCGCGTCTGGGTACGGACGGGCACCGCCGCGGACGGCCGCACCATGGTGGAATACGGACTCCTGGCCCGCGGCGAGGACCACCGCCTCGCGGGCGAGGCGGCAGCGCTCCGGAAACTGTTCTCCGCCGAGTGGCAGTTGCCGGAAGACACCGAAGACACGGGCCAGTCCCAGCAAACTCCCAGCCGGCGGGGCGATAATGTCGCAGGCTCCGCCGCTAATGCCGCAGGCTCCGCCGCTAATGCCGCAGGCTCCGTCACCACCCCAGCAGGCCCCACCGGGCCCGAAAAGGACCAGTAA
- a CDS encoding cytochrome c biogenesis protein CcdA gives MNSPFAEAILSGSILLAIPVALLAGLVSFLSPCVLPLVPGYLGYVTGLSGVDLQKQKRGRMLAGIGLFVLGFSVIFVLLGGAFGQLGTLITGSQNAWITQLLGVLVIIMGIVFMGGFSWLQRDAKIHAKPPAGLWGAPLLGLTFGLGWAPCIGPTYSAVQLLSLSGGSSAAKGAFLAFVYSLGLGIPFLLIALALRRGMGVMAFFRKHRLAIQRTGGGILVVLGLLMATGVWGAWVTGLQYWFQTDVKLPI, from the coding sequence ATGAACAGCCCCTTCGCCGAAGCCATCCTCAGCGGCTCCATCCTGCTGGCCATTCCGGTGGCACTGCTTGCCGGACTGGTCTCCTTCCTTTCCCCCTGCGTCCTTCCCCTGGTTCCTGGCTACCTGGGTTACGTCACGGGCCTGAGCGGCGTGGACCTGCAAAAGCAGAAGCGCGGCCGGATGCTGGCCGGGATCGGGCTCTTCGTCCTGGGCTTCTCGGTGATCTTCGTCCTGCTGGGCGGCGCATTCGGTCAGTTGGGCACCCTCATTACCGGCAGCCAGAATGCCTGGATCACCCAGCTCCTGGGGGTCCTGGTGATCATCATGGGCATTGTCTTCATGGGCGGCTTCAGCTGGCTCCAGCGGGACGCCAAGATCCACGCCAAGCCGCCCGCCGGGCTCTGGGGAGCACCGCTGCTGGGCCTGACCTTCGGCCTGGGCTGGGCGCCGTGCATCGGCCCCACCTACTCGGCCGTGCAGCTCCTCAGCCTTTCCGGCGGCTCCTCGGCCGCCAAGGGCGCCTTCCTGGCATTCGTCTACAGCCTGGGACTGGGCATTCCGTTCCTGTTGATCGCGCTGGCCCTGCGCCGCGGAATGGGCGTCATGGCGTTCTTCCGCAAGCACCGCCTTGCCATCCAGCGGACCGGCGGCGGAATCCTGGTGGTGCTGGGCCTGCTGATGGCCACCGGCGTATGGGGAGCCTGGGTGACCGGGCTGCAGTACTGGTTCCAAACCGACGTGAAGTTGCCGATCTGA
- a CDS encoding TlpA disulfide reductase family protein, which yields MLAAGGMALTALTLGLSGCAQEDALAKQAKAGDNKNYVAGDGSVTEFAAGDRKEAVQIQGALFNGTAVTPADFKGKVSVLNFWFAACAPCRVEAPLLEALHQEFKDQGVQFFGVNLRDEKPTAEAFEKTFNLTYPSFDDKDGSVLLSVSGLVPPGAVPTTLVLDKQGRVASRVLGEIEKGTLKALITAAVAE from the coding sequence ATGCTCGCCGCCGGCGGCATGGCCCTGACCGCACTGACCCTGGGCCTCTCCGGCTGTGCCCAGGAGGATGCGCTGGCCAAGCAGGCCAAGGCAGGGGACAACAAGAACTATGTGGCCGGCGACGGCTCCGTGACAGAGTTCGCCGCCGGGGACCGCAAGGAAGCCGTGCAGATCCAGGGTGCGCTTTTCAACGGCACTGCGGTAACCCCGGCCGACTTCAAGGGCAAGGTGAGCGTCCTGAATTTCTGGTTCGCCGCCTGCGCGCCGTGCCGCGTGGAAGCTCCCCTCCTGGAAGCGCTGCACCAGGAGTTCAAGGACCAGGGCGTGCAGTTCTTCGGCGTCAACCTCCGGGACGAGAAACCCACGGCGGAGGCGTTCGAAAAGACCTTCAACCTGACCTACCCGAGCTTTGACGACAAGGACGGAAGCGTCCTGCTGTCCGTGTCCGGCCTGGTACCGCCCGGCGCCGTGCCCACCACCCTGGTCCTGGACAAGCAGGGACGGGTGGCCTCGCGCGTCCTCGGCGAGATCGAGAAGGGCACCCTGAAAGCCCTCATCACCGCCGCCGTGGCCGAGTAG
- a CDS encoding histidine phosphatase family protein — MPQATVHLLRHGEVHNPEGVLYGRLPEFHLSELGQEMARTLAEYFRQRAERGARITYLAASPLDRAQETARPTSEALQLQVHTDERIIEAENYFEGMKVTKAELRRPRHWPHLVNPLRPSWGEPYKEQAARVAAAAQDARLRAIELAAGDFGAHGPEAILVSHQLPIWAARLSAEGRPLWHDPRKRECTLTSVTSLVFDDDGSLLRVEYSEPAASLLPGAASTPGA; from the coding sequence ATGCCCCAAGCCACTGTCCATCTGCTCCGCCACGGCGAGGTCCATAACCCCGAGGGCGTTCTCTATGGGCGGCTTCCCGAATTCCACCTCTCCGAACTGGGGCAGGAGATGGCCCGGACGCTAGCCGAATACTTCCGGCAGCGCGCCGAACGCGGCGCCCGCATCACCTACCTGGCCGCCTCCCCACTGGACCGCGCGCAGGAAACGGCGCGGCCGACGTCGGAAGCCCTGCAGCTGCAGGTCCACACCGACGAGCGGATCATCGAAGCGGAAAACTACTTTGAGGGCATGAAGGTCACCAAGGCCGAACTCCGCCGGCCCAGGCACTGGCCGCACCTGGTCAACCCGCTGCGCCCCTCCTGGGGCGAACCGTACAAGGAGCAGGCCGCGAGGGTGGCGGCCGCGGCGCAGGACGCCCGGCTGCGGGCCATCGAACTTGCTGCCGGCGACTTCGGTGCCCACGGGCCCGAGGCGATCCTGGTGAGCCACCAACTGCCGATCTGGGCTGCCCGGCTCAGCGCCGAAGGCCGGCCCCTGTGGCACGACCCACGCAAGCGCGAGTGCACCCTGACGTCCGTCACGTCCCTGGTGTTCGACGACGACGGCTCGCTTTTGCGGGTCGAGTACAGCGAACCCGCGGCGTCCCTTCTTCCCGGTGCCGCCAGCACCCCTGGAGCCTAG
- a CDS encoding YceI family protein, protein MALPADVTTGTWTLDNSHSEIGFTVRHAGISKVRGQFKEAAATLDLGQDVAESRINATIQTASFDSGDANRDGHVKGEDFFDVEKFPEISFVSNGLVAKGNSYELTGDLTIKGVTRPVTLETEFNGVAVDPFGNTRAGVSAETTISRKDFGLTWNAVLEAGGVLVSDKVAINLELAFIAPAA, encoded by the coding sequence ATGGCACTTCCCGCAGACGTCACCACCGGCACCTGGACCCTGGACAACTCCCACAGCGAGATCGGCTTCACTGTCCGGCACGCCGGCATCAGCAAGGTCCGCGGCCAGTTCAAAGAGGCCGCCGCCACGCTGGACCTGGGCCAGGATGTGGCTGAGTCCAGGATCAACGCCACCATCCAGACCGCCAGCTTCGACTCCGGCGACGCCAACCGCGACGGCCACGTCAAGGGCGAGGACTTCTTCGATGTGGAGAAGTTTCCCGAGATCTCCTTCGTATCCAACGGCCTGGTGGCCAAGGGCAACAGCTACGAGCTCACCGGCGACCTGACCATCAAGGGTGTCACCCGCCCGGTGACCCTGGAAACCGAATTCAACGGTGTTGCCGTTGATCCGTTCGGCAACACCCGCGCCGGCGTCTCCGCCGAGACCACCATCAGCCGCAAGGACTTCGGCCTCACCTGGAACGCCGTCCTGGAAGCCGGCGGCGTGCTGGTCAGCGACAAGGTTGCCATCAACCTTGAACTCGCCTTCATCGCCCCCGCAGCGTAG